A stretch of DNA from Diospyros lotus cultivar Yz01 chromosome 14, ASM1463336v1, whole genome shotgun sequence:
TGACATTAACTAAACTGTCCAATATAAGCTTCTGTTtgctattattttgttttattttagcttTTTCTTTGAATGCTTTTGAGAATATTGGATGTCGATTGTTGATGGATATTTGCAATATTGCAACGAAACTTTCAAGGATGATCATTTATTTCAGGTTTTTAACTTTgttttgttcaatcaataacATTTATGTTATTATAATTGTGGACTGAATGGTATCATCATGAATCATGATGAATGAACTAGtaggatttttttaatattgttagaatttttggttattatgtttataaaattGCAgaataaaaagtataaaaaatatagtttttcaTCATATCTCCATTGTATGTGGATCCTTACTTCACATCATTTTATCCATGTCTATGCCCATGTTCATATCCATAGGAGTTCTTAGGTTTGAAACCTAGTATAAATCCCAAATTTTAATTTCGGGCAATGCTCCATACCAATCTTAGAAAAATAGGGTGCAAGGTCCAAACAGTACTTCAGACATGCATGTCCCCTCATGTGTATCTTCCCATAACCAAACAAAAAGATGGTGGGATCCGTGGGATGTTTGCATCTAATTTGCGAAAGGGAACTTCTATAACATTGATAAATCAAAATGATAGTGATCCAATAAATGGAGAGTGGGTGCATCTAAAGCTTCATTTAACAATTCCCTGATGAAACATTGAGACCACATCCATGTGGCAAGAATGCATGCAACCTAGAAACTTCTGTTCAATACAATTTGAAGAACTAAGTCCTGGAAAGCCATATTGCTTTAAACTACGCAAAGCAATAAAAATACATCAAGGCAACTATTTTGACATGAGTGGTTCAAATTGGTtttatcttttccaatcatCCTCTCTAGAACTTGTAGAAAACACTTACATGGAGGTGTGCATGCATAAAGGGTTAGAAGTCTTATCTTATGTGAAACTTAAGGATCGAACTTTACCCAATTCTTACCCTCACACCCCATATTAATCTTTCTTCAGGATTATACTAAACAGGTTGCTCCTCCCTCATGCTTGTTTTAAAAAGTTATCCTGGGATCTTCTAGAAGGAAAAGTGCATCCGGAGCTTTATGTGATAGTAACTAGTAAGATTCCATTAAAGCTAAAgcaaaattttataagacaacTACAGAATCAATCTTATTACATGGCACAAAACATTGGGCAGGAAAGTACAACACctgcaaaatatgagtataacagtgatgatgatgttaagatggatgtgcggccatataaattagaaatagggttattcataataaggtcgAAGTGGATCCTATTAAATGTGagatatgattaaaatagtttgatcatgtgagaagaagaccaatggAGACTCCTATGAGGACAGTGGGTGGAATGGAATAAATATTTAGCAAAAGAAGTAGAGGAAGACTAAGAAAAAGATGGTGGGAGACTTTTAAGtgtgatatgagttataagtGACTTATAGAAGATAAAGCCATATACAAAAAAGACTAGAGAGGTAGaaatagaattcatgtagctagcCCCACATAGtaagattaagtcttgaaatgttgttATATCCTGGGATCTTTTAGCCAAGTGTTCCTCAATGAGAATAGAGGAAACAACTTGCCTGCTTTAGCTGGTGGCTTTTTGTTTTCACATTTCCTAAAACAATATAATTGATGTGTTGTCCCATAGCATTCCTCACATGAAGCacaatgaaataaaacaaaaacataataagaaTTGTTAGTCAAGTTTAAAAAGAGGCAAATACAGATTACAACATGGacacaaaatgaaaatagaatgcattgatataaatttGAGATCGCCATAGGTTGGCCACCTCATTATAACCTGATTCAAAATATTTCCTTGCAGAAAATGCTAACTTTCAAATATTATAGTAGCAAACATACATAGAAGTAATCAGGAAGATAAAAATATCTTCTCCAGTACTGCAAGAATTTTCCTCCTATACCTCTTCTACAGGCTCTTACTTGCCAACCTAAATATGTCTTCCTTGTcttctttatatttttcaattggaAATTTTAGGAGGGATTCCCATTAAATAGGAGGTATTAAACATTTGTCCTTTAAGAAACAATACAAATGGCAGAAAGTTTCCATGTTGAATTCGAGTAATTACATTGCTTTACATGGACTAgtaaatttttgttaaaaaaacaaGTCCACCAAAGTCCAAAATTAGGAACTAAGAACTTCAAATTCTAATTATAAATGGGggaaaaaaggaaattaaggactttgaattataatttataataccTATTTAACCCaactaaaatcatatttttgagGCCCAATAATATCACTTCTcccaacaacaatcacaagccttaatcccaccagATGGGGCCAGTCGAAAACATTAATATAATATCCATAACAGTAAATCCTTACAAACATAGTGAACTAACTAGTAGCAAACCAGGCTGAAGAGATgaatgtatacatacatatatatatacacacgcgcAAAAGAAAGATGATTAATACTAACACCCAACTATGTAAGTTCCCAAGAAACCCCATGCTAGGATCAACCCATCTATCATTACTTCTTTAAACTTATTTCCTCGGTAATTTCCTTCTGTAAAACATCTGCAGGCCTTCCCAAATCAACAACTGAACACTTGGAAACTTACTTTACATGGACTGTTGTGTTGACTGTACAATCCTTACTTCCATCAACTAGACATGACATGATGAGATAAAGATACACACGTACCCAAAATGAATTAAAGTGGACACCACAACCGTAcacagaagaaaaagaagcataaATTGATAGAGAaaatgtctctctctctctatagaGCTTGCTTACCAACTACATAATTTACTTAGATTAAACAAAAGTATATCCTTCCATGAAAATAATATCATGGATTACAATCTGATAAAGTACAATACACATATGTTGCATCTATGCCTGTGCTATCTGAAATATGGATTATTCTGCTACATGAAATGCAAACAAGTACGCAGTACATCATGTTAGGATAGAAAAATACTTAGGTACATCTAGTGTATGGGTCCACTTGGTGGTTAATATTTTGCCACGTCAACCAACACTTCCAAATTTAGCCAAGCCTTTAATTTTGTGCTTGGCCAAATCTGGAAGTGTTGGATGATGTGGCAAAATCTCAACCACTCAGTGTATGGGTGGGCCCATAGCCCGGGTGTACCTAAATAGTTTCTGTTAGGATAAAGGGTTGACTTGTATCAATTATTGTGTtagatatatagatattatgtaatataatgtTCTTTCAACGATTAAAATTTGAACAAAGTAacaaatatagttttttttttttttttcaaattaatctGTAAAAGCAATATAGATTAAGTAATCCCTTCAATACTTCTAGCATGAAGGTAGGTGTTCCTCCTATTTACAGCCAATTCCAAAGCCAGATAAATAAGTGTAGTATAGGTAGTCGACAACCAACATAAAACTCCTCGAATCAAATATCATCACTTCTAGACAAGAGGGACTAAtgtttgtgattgttgttattgttgtaatttgtaAAAAAGCACATTCCTTCAGCAGAATACCGATTTTTACATTATGCTAGCCAAACTCCACTTTACTAGATTTCATAACTTCATGAGTCACAAGAAAAACCTTTATGGTGTGCATACATTTGTACCATGTTTAGCTGTACATACTAATTTGAAAACCTTTATGTGTTAGCATTTTTTGGTACATAGATCCGAATATAGTAACCAAATTTTGGACACATTTCAAGCATAGTCGCCCAATAGTAAAACTTGCATTTAAGAGGATACAATAAGACAACTCAGATTAATACATATACCAAGGGAAATGCAAATTAGGCGGAGAAACAAGAGAATATCTGCCGTTTGATCTATAAAACTGGTCCTTTACAAGCATCCAATGAGCTGAATCCACCACAGAAATAATTGTAGGCTATGTAACTGCATATCTATCCTTATATCATCCAAAAAATGAACATAATGGCTCTCACATTTGGTTATCAGAATTGCACACAAAAATCAGGTTGTCTTCAATTCTTAGTCAAGACACCTCCATACAACAAAtttcaagccttaatcccactatgtggggtcagagCTCACCAGTCACTTCCATGTTTTGATGAACCATTATGGTGGTCCAAGGGAAAAATTAGAAGGCAAGTATGATATCCTTGATAATCAATTCTGGAAAGAACAAAATAAGTAAACAGGTTGAAAGAACTATGAGAACATGTGTATTTAAATGTACAGTAGAATATAAGTTGTAACTTGTAACTGAATCAGCATATCCCTGTTGAGGATGTGGGAGGAAAGAAGAACACATAAAAAGCACTTTAATATGCACGAAATTAGTTTTAAAGGTAACAGGTTACCAACCTGAGTAGCCGGTAAAAAATACACCTAAATGTGACCCAAACGTCATAAAGCAAAATGTACTGATTCATCTTTGAAGTCACAGTgttcaacaaaaacaaaggatcaaaacatcatcaaattaatggaCGTCCCAACTACAAAAGGTTCCATTAACAACCGAGTCAAGAAGTAAAACATGATCCCCAGAGCAATAGAAATTGGGAGAGCAGGCAGGGCGTGACGGCACACAGCTAACAGAATAAGAGTGCATCCGAGCCCAGATATAATTGCAAGGTAACAAGCATACACAGTCATCAGATCGTACATTGCAGCTCTACCCACAAGCACGCTGTAAAACACAAAGTCCCCTAGACCAAGTTTTATACCTCGACTTGTCGACTCAGAGGTCTCAAAGCCATCCCTCCCTGCAGGTTCTCTCTCATTATCCAAGCCCAACCTTTCAACAAGGGGAAACCtttcttcatcaacaacaaTTTCAGATTGCACATGCCCATATTGTCTGTTCCTATCTGAAGCAGTATCCACTACTGAGAACTCAGAAGACCCGCTACTTGACGATAGTCTTGCCTGCACATTAGGCACTAATGGCGAGGTCTCAACCTCTTCACTCCCGATTGCAACTTCATGATGTCGAGAATTTTCAATCTCAATGGCAGCACACTCCCGGTTTTCCACTGAACCCTGATTTCGGTTCTGATTGTTCCTGGACAAATCCTGAAGCTCCACTGAATTAGAGTCCGAAACCCCACCAACCAGAAGACCCAAACTAGAGCCCCCGCTCCCTACATTTCTGGAAACCGTAGGCCGAGCCTCGTACACCAGAGCAGGAAGCTCCTCATCCCGACTCGAAGCCAATTCCACCAATATCTTGAGGGGTCCACCAGGTGCCAAAACCGCAACCAAATCATATACAGCCAGCGCCACCAGCAAAACCCAAGTGGTCCACTCAGGCAATTTGGTAAACCAAGCCGCCACAATTATCCCCAAAGCAACCATATACGCCTGTCGCAAGAATATAGGTACGGCACCCGAGAACACAGAGAGCACCCCCACAACCGTAAAATTCAGAAGCAAAACGAAACAAGTAATCGAGTCGATAGGTATGGAGAAATGCTGGATTAGGGAGAGGAAGATCGAGCCGCCCATAGTGCCGAGCACGAAGAAGGCGGAGAAGCGCGTGTAGTTCTTGAGGAAATTGGTGAAGTTGTAGTAGTAGAGGAGGACGAGGAGGAAGGTAACAAGAGCGATGAAGACGACGAAAACTAGGGCATTGAGCAGCGCGCCTTCGAGCTTCTGAGTGGCGGAGTCGGAGGGGCTCTCGAGGTAGACGAGGTTGGCGGCGGTGCGGATCGGCGCCGAGGAGGAGGGAGCGGACAGGGAGTAGACGAGGAGGACGACGAGAAGCATGCAGATGGAGACCGGAGACATCACGCCGATAATCTCGAGTCCGATGGACTCCAGAATGCTGCCTTCCATGGCGGCGGCGGCTGTCTGGAGGCCGGAATTAGGTCTTCCGGCTGAAGATGGAACGGAGGAGAAAAGTGAAAATGGAAGCCGAGTCACAGACGCAATAGAGTCATCTTTGTTTCTCCTTTATAGATCCTTCTGTACTGTAACTGCTAATTTTGACTTTCACCCCATtctcaatcaaatattattattattattaaatattttaaaattatcattcTTACgtatcttttatttaattttaataaaaaaataaattacaaattaacaTTTGACCCTTGCTTAAGTTAagcttattaatattaattttaacgaATCACTTGCTCCTCAATCTATGTCTTAAAAACTTTGAACACTTACATCATAATTAcgtgttatatttattttatttagagcAAAATGAACTGCTAACACGTGACTaccttttaattttgaaagcaATTTGGTTTACTTTgaaaatagttaaatggattatTCTATTTTACGAATTAAAGTCAAATTAACTGTTATACTTTGAATCTACACAACTAAAACAAATCACATGAAATgtttaaacaaacaaaaggcTCAAACCAAACCAGAAGAAGGGATCCACAAACACAAACAGTAACAGTTTGCCATTTAATTAAACTCAACCATTCAAGCCCACATGGAGCAACTAACTACCAATACATTCAATTTGCTACGATTACACGGGTTGTGGCAAACTTATTCAAATTTTTAGGATCCCACACGGCACACCTAGTTTGTCAAGAAGGCACTGAAAGCTAACATGACAGAACataaattttggaaacttgggcaCAATGATGCCCGGTTCAGACCTGACACCTAGAGGCAAGGAGCTATCAAGTGCACATCCTCGCAATGTGAAGATAAATATTTCATAGCATCAGTCTCTTCTGGCTAAAATAATACAGCAGATGAACTTGCCAAAGAATAAATCTGTGCCAATGAAATCCAAGAGACCGGAACAAAACCGGTAGAAGGCTTCGGCCTGCAACTGTGAGAAGGTAGGTAAGTAATCCCGCGTAGCGTCCCCTATGCAAAAGGGTTTCCTCCAACAGATGCAACAGAGCCTTGTGTTGGGACATTCCTGCAAGATTTGCAGGTTTCGGTTAATTTAGGAGTTCCGACAGTAGTACATGTAATTGTAGCATACAAGCAACAATAAGATCAGCTTATTCTGGAGCTGGAATGTCAATCATCTTATTTCGAGGTCTCAGATTTTAATACAATACTGACTGAAATATAATGATCGCCCCAACCCAAATTTGAGCTTGGCATCAATATTCATGAGCAAACAACCACTTGGTGCAGAGAACCAACCAATCTGACGTGCAATCTAACTTGCAAACGAAGGTTAAAGTAAAAGAAGTCATTGGTGAGTTTGACAAAATATCAATCCTAGACTAGATAAATTATTACAGCATTATGAACGAGTAACCTAGACCTATGGGTAATACTAGGATCAGAGATAACAGAATCTGCATTAAGACAATACATGTGTTGATAAAACAAAAAGTAATTTTCTTAGAAATTACGAGTCTTGGCAACTTTAAAGATAAAATGGGTAACCAGCACCAGCCCATGCCACTTGGGGAAAAAATTACCAAATGAGCTTCAGAAAGTTCATGGTGCCTGGAAGTTTTTTTGTTTAACATATTTCATGCAAATTGTcccaaaagggaaaaaaaaattcctcaaGAGACACAAAGGTAGAGACTTCAGCTAGTTTAATACTTAAGATCCTTTTAGGAATTAATAAGCTTAACACATAAGCAAAAGAGGAAATAATGGTAACTTGGTCCCGGGGCTCTACCCTAAGACCTTCTTGACTCCCTCAACCTATTGGCCTAAGGGAGAGCTacagaaaaataaggaaaaacgATAACACCTGCTAGCTTGTTTGCCAAACACAACACAGCCCATTTGGTATTCAGATTAGAAAATGaccctataaaattaaaaacgagATAAAATAGTGATGGGACTCAATAATGCAAACCCACATTTGGGAAATAAGGTATTACTGGAGGTTATATAACCATCCTATGTTTGGTACGTGAATGTGAATGAGGTATTACTTGACATTAAATGacaaatgactaaaatacccatttacccaaatatattatatttatagaaaaataaatttcaaattacataaaacatatttttaataacaaaaatatattttaaaagagatagtatattttatatcaattatatttAGGTTATACAtcgaaatttaaaaaataaaaaaaagcaaAGTGGGGAAATCAGATCAGCTTTCACAGAAATGGGTTTTCAACAGAAATGGCAAATCCAATTTGGACCTCACTGGAGGCAGAGgagggaggaggaagaggaggagggaggagaggaagagatggATGTGCGATCAGagagcagaggaagaagaagagatggcGATGGTGGTGGCGGTCGCAGATCGAAGAccagagaggaagaagaagaataagagatgGCTGTGGTGGCCTCAGATTGGAGagtcgaagaagaagaagaaggtgatgGTGGCAATTGGCGTTGGCAGTGGCAGTAGAGCGTAGCAGTCAAAGATCCTATAGCATGATGGTGAGagcagaggaggaagaagaagagaagaaggtgGTGGCAGCAATGGGCAGTGGCGGTGCCATGGTGGACAGTGGCAGTCAAAGATCTGATCGAGGGATGGGGAGAGAAATTGTTGCATCTGAATTGGTGGGGAGAGAGATGTTGGCAGTAAACTTTATTGTGAAGGATAAAATTGTCCAAATTTGTAAAATGTTTATCCCACTTTGGCGGGATAAATTAGTACTTGGAAGAGTTAATCCCACTCTTCTAGAAATACCAAACAGAGTAATACCATGTCAGACAATATTACCCGCTGCTAATCCACCTATCAGATGGACCGATAGAGATTACACTCTTGGAtgagaattttcaattttccattGATTGAAAATCTAGTAGTAAGTTTTTCACTTAAAACTTTCATTTTATATTCTCAAATtgtgtccccccccccccacccccccccccccaaaaaaaatgataataataattaaaaattaaaaaggaacaaacaaacaaatatgcGGAAAATTgacacaaacaaacaaacaagcgTGGAACTCATCTTTAACAAAGCAGTATGGCACTTTGCCCACCTTCtcaaaattaaatgataagaatatTCCAGCATCTTTTTCTTACAAAACCTGGCTTTTTCCATCCACTAACCCTCTTTAGCAATCCTTTTATCCTATTTGCCTTATTTTTACTGTACAAAATATTCTTCCCACTATCTGCCGACTAACAATCAGATCATGCATGgctaaaaaaaaatggatagcCAGAGTGCATTTTACTTAGTCAACtgctattttttaaatgaagaaGATACCATAGCACGAGAGATAAAAATCTACCTTCCTGCTAAAAATTTTGAAGATCTAATTCAcctaaattacataaaaatttactGAAGCTAATACTGTTCCAAAACCTTATGTCTCTAAGACGTAATCTACTTAAACAGCATGCATACCTTAACGGCTGTTTTGTTTTGgaaaatgattttcaattttctatttctaattttctataaaatctctagtcctcatttttcatagaaaatttgaaaaacccgttcaaatgttagaaataccaaaactaatttccaatctagaaaattagaacatatgttcaaaaaaaggaaagatgttttaatttaatttatatgacATGTTAGAgaggagatggagatgatttgtgaaattttttagaaaaccacattttccaaatctccaaattagtaaggaaaacttaaaaactcattttaggagttttccaagtttagttcaattttggaaaaccaTGTTTTCCAAGTCTCCAGTttctatttggaaaaaaaaaaaattgtatttgaaCAAGTTCCCTAATTTCCAGTGGTGGATCCACCGTGGGGGCGGCTGCCCACCCCTACACccagacaaatttttttttaaatttattaaatttattgagttTACATTTTTGCCCCCCAACTAATCTTTTGGTTCAAAAAACTTTGAAGGCTTAGGTTATTATGGTAGTTTTACTTATAATTGTAATTCATCCTAAATatcctctctccctcttctcaTGTTCTCTAAcccttcatttttatttttttcggtcTGCATTCTGCCtcctctttatctctcaaatttctttggcattttctttttatctctcaaattttgttaacaagTTAGATAGTATTGAAGAtgggttttcaattttcttagtTTCAATGAAGATTTTTTCTTTAACTACAGGTAAAATCCCCTTCTTAGTTCatttatttttgacattttgatgGCTTTAATGTAGATTAAAAGTGATTTAGCTTATTTTcctaattttgatttgttaatgAATGACGTGGATTGTGGATTAAAAGTGTTTTTGATTTCTACTTGTCTTGGTCTCATCGCTCATAGTTTGTCAGTAATCTCTATGTTTGGGCAGATGAAATTTAAATCATAAGTGTTTTTGAAGGATTAC
This window harbors:
- the LOC127790056 gene encoding presenilin-like protein At1g08700 isoform X7 — its product is MEGSILESIGLEIIGVMSPVSICMLLVVLLVYSLSAPSSSAPIRTAANLVYLESPSDSATQKLEGALLNALVFVVFIALVTFLLVLLYYYNFTNFLKNYTRFSAFFVLGTMGGSIFLSLIQHFSIPIDSITCFVLLLNFTVVGVLSVFSGAVPIFLRQAYMVALGIIVAAWFTKLPEWTTWVLLVALAVYDLVAVLAPGGPLKILVELASSRDEELPALVYEARPTVSRNVGSGGSSLGLLVGGVSDSNSVELQDLSRNNQNRNQGSVENRECAAIEIENSRHHEVAIGSEEVETSPLVPNVQARLSSSSGSSEFSVVDTASDRNRQYGHVQSEIVVDEERFPLVERLGLDNEREPAGRDGFETSESTSRELIIKDIILAF
- the LOC127790056 gene encoding presenilin-like protein At1g08700 isoform X3 → MEGSILESIGLEIIGVMSPVSICMLLVVLLVYSLSAPSSSAPIRTAANLVYLESPSDSATQKLEGALLNALVFVVFIALVTFLLVLLYYYNFTNFLKNYTRFSAFFVLGTMGGSIFLSLIQHFSIPIDSITCFVLLLNFTVVGVLSVFSGAVPIFLRQAYMVALGIIVAAWFTKLPEWTTWVLLVALAVYDLVAVLAPGGPLKILVELASSRDEELPALVYEARPTVSRNVGSGGSSLGLLVGGVSDSNSVELQDLSRNNQNRNQGSVENRECAAIEIENSRHHEVAIGSEEVETSPLVPNVQARLSSSSGSSEFSVVDTASDRNRQYGHVQSEIVVDEERFPLVERLGLDNEREPAGRDGFETSESTSRGIKLGLGDFVFYSVLVGRAAMYDLMTVYACYLAIISGLGCTLILLAVCRHALPALPISIALGIMFYFLTRLLMEPFVVGTSINLMMF
- the LOC127790056 gene encoding presenilin-like protein At1g08700 isoform X2; translation: MEGSILESIGLEIIGVMSPVSICMLLVVLLVYSLSAPSSSAPIRTAANLVYLESPSDSATQKLEGALLNALVFVVFIALVTFLLVLLYYYNFTNFLKNYTRFSAFFVLGTMGGSIFLSLIQHFSIPIDSITCFVLLLNFTVVGVLSVFSGAVPIFLRQAYMVALGIIVAAWFTKLPEWTTWVLLVALAVYDLVAVLAPGGPLKILVELASSRDEELPALVYEARPTVSRNVGSGGSSLGLLVGGVSDSNSVELQDLSRNNQNRNQGSVENRECAAIEIENSRHHEVAIGSEEVETSPLVPNVQARLSSSSGSSEFSVVDTASDRNRQYGHVQSEIVVDEERFPLVERLGLDNEREPAGRDGFETSESTSRGFDRGNLRPVGAGDVGCGWYRLFFEISKLIQHYNSNGGCCGQLLLKYLNMLCGNIFSQLAGPQAHSDIKMGFNLWSDHCRIIVKHIGV
- the LOC127790056 gene encoding presenilin-like protein At1g08700 isoform X5 is translated as MEGSILESIGLEIIGVMSPVSICMLLVVLLVYSLSAPSSSAPIRTAANLVYLESPSDSATQKLEGALLNALVFVVFIALVTFLLVLLYYYNFTNFLKNYTRFSAFFVLGTMGGSIFLSLIQHFSIPIDSITCFVLLLNFTVVGVLSVFSGAVPIFLRQAYMVALGIIVAAWFTKLPEWTTWVLLVALAVYDLVAVLAPGGPLKILVELASSRDEELPALVYEARPTVSRNVGSGGSSLGLLVGGVSDSNSVELQDLSRNNQNRNQGSVENRECAAIEIENSRHHEVAIGSEEVETSPLVPNVQARLSSSSGSSEFSVVDTASDRNRQYGHVQSEIVVDEERFPLVERLGLDNEREPAGRDGFETSESTSRGFDRGNLRPVGAGDVGCGWYRLFFEISKLIQHYNSNGGCCGQLLLKYLNMLCGNIFSQLAGPQAHSDIKMGFNLWRH
- the LOC127790056 gene encoding presenilin-like protein At1g08700 isoform X1, with product MEGSILESIGLEIIGVMSPVSICMLLVVLLVYSLSAPSSSAPIRTAANLVYLESPSDSATQKLEGALLNALVFVVFIALVTFLLVLLYYYNFTNFLKNYTRFSAFFVLGTMGGSIFLSLIQHFSIPIDSITCFVLLLNFTVVGVLSVFSGAVPIFLRQAYMVALGIIVAAWFTKLPEWTTWVLLVALAVYDLVAVLAPGGPLKILVELASSRDEELPALVYEARPTVSRNVGSGGSSLGLLVGGVSDSNSVELQDLSRNNQNRNQGSVENRECAAIEIENSRHHEVAIGSEEVETSPLVPNVQARLSSSSGSSEFSVVDTASDRNRQYGHVQSEIVVDEERFPLVERLGLDNEREPAGRDGFETSESTSRGFDRGNLRPVGAGDVGCGWYRLFFEISKLIQHYNSNGGCCGQLLLKYLNMLCGNIFSQLAGPQAHSDIKMGFNLWRWCLDGEGHSLATLTLICKG
- the LOC127790056 gene encoding presenilin-like protein At1g08700 isoform X6, producing the protein MEGSILESIGLEIIGVMSPVSICMLLVVLLVYSLSAPSSSAPIRTAANLVYLESPSDSATQKLEGALLNALVFVVFIALVTFLLVLLYYYNFTNFLKNYTRFSAFFVLGTMGGSIFLSLIQHFSIPIDSITCFVLLLNFTVVGVLSVFSGAVPIFLRQAYMVALGIIVAAWFTKLPEWTTWVLLVALAVYDLVAVLAPGGPLKILVELASSRDEELPALVYEARPTVSRNVGSGGSSLGLLVGGVSDSNSVELQDLSRNNQNRNQGSVENRECAAIEIENSRHHEVAIGSEEVETSPLVPNVQARLSSSSGSSEFSVVDTASDRNRQYGHVQSEIVVDEERFPLVERLGLDNEREPAGRDGFETSESTSRGFDRGNLRPVGAGDVGCGWYRLFFEISKLIQHLNWSYSLEFTFCLC
- the LOC127790056 gene encoding presenilin-like protein At1g08700 isoform X4; the encoded protein is MEGSILESIGLEIIGVMSPVSICMLLVVLLVYSLSAPSSSAPIRTAANLVYLESPSDSATQKLEGALLNALVFVVFIALVTFLLVLLYYYNFTNFLKNYTRFSAFFVLGTMGGSIFLSLIQHFSIPIDSITCFVLLLNFTVVGVLSVFSGAVPIFLRQAYMVALGIIVAAWFTKLPEWTTWVLLVALAVYDLVAVLAPGGPLKILVELASSRDEELPALVYEARPTVSRNVGSGGSSLGLLVGGVSDSNSVELQDLSRNNQNRNQGSVENRECAAIEIENSRHHEVAIGSEEVETSPLVPNVQARLSSSSGSSEFSVVDTASDRNRQYGHVQSEIVVDEERFPLVERLGLDNEREPAGRDGFETSESTSRGFDRGNLRPVGAGDVGCGWYRLFFEISKLIQHYNSNGGCCGQLLLKYLNMLCGNIFSQLAGPQAHSDIKMGFNLWRIIVKHIGV